The Meles meles chromosome 6, mMelMel3.1 paternal haplotype, whole genome shotgun sequence genome has a window encoding:
- the THTPA gene encoding thiamine-triphosphatase, with protein sequence MAQPLIEVERKFVPGPDTEERLQELGGTLEHQVTFRDCYYDTPELSLMRADYWLRQREGSGWELKYPGAAVVSGPHTEFMELTIEPAIVAQLCKVLRADVLEFESVAAVLGPLGLQEVASFVTKRSAWKLVLSRADEEEPSLTVDLDTADFGYAVGEVEALVHEKAEVPAALEKIHSLSSMLGVLTQETAPPKVMVYLQRFRPQDYQHLLEVYSPREKPQGTKSPDSSLG encoded by the exons ATGGCCCAGCCATTGATTGAGGTGGAGCGAAAGTTCGTTCCTGGCCCTGACACGGAGGAGCGGCTGCAGGAGTTGGGGGGCACCCTGGAGCACCAGGTCACCTTCCGGGACTGCTACTATGACACCCCTGAGCTGAGCCTCATGCGGGCTGACTACTGGCTGCGACAGAGAGAGGGTAGTGGGTGGGAGCTCAAGTATCCTGGAGCAGCTGTTGTCTCAGGACCTCACACTGAGTTTATGGAACTCACAATTGAGCCTGCAATTGTGGCTCAGCTCTGTAAGGTGCTAAGAGCTGATGTCCTGGAGTTCGAAAGTGTGGCTGCTGTGCTGGGCCCACTGGGGCTGCAGGAAGTAGCTAGTTTTGTGACCAAGCGTAGTGCCTGGAAGCTGGTGCTATCCCGAGCTGATGAAGAGGAGCCTTCGCTTACGGTGGACCTGGATACAGCTGACTTTGGCTACGCTGTGGGTGAGGTAGAGGCCCTGGTGCATGAGAAGGCTGAGGTCCCAGCTGCCCTAGAGAAGATCCACAGCCTCAGCAGTATGCTTG GTGTGCTCACACAGGAGACAGCACCTCCTAAGGTGATGGTGTACCTCCAGCGCTTCCGGCCTCAGGACTATCAGCACCTGCTGGAAGTATACAGCCCCAGAGAGAAGCCACAGGGGACTAAATCTCCTGACAGCAGCTTGGGCTAG